A genomic segment from Desulfonatronum lacustre DSM 10312 encodes:
- the gatA gene encoding Asp-tRNA(Asn)/Glu-tRNA(Gln) amidotransferase subunit GatA yields the protein MSELSFHTMAEIRRRLAVGEVRVEDVVRSCLDRMDALEPSIRAFLTRADEEVLGQAREMDRVGPTPDILATKPLWGVPLALKDVLTTRGMRTTCGSRMLADFTPCFDAEVVTRLREAGAMILGKVNMDEFAMGSSTENSAFHPTANPWDLNVVPGGSSGGSAAAVAARMGFAALGTDTGGSIRQPAAFCGVVGLKPSYGRVSRYGLVAYASSLDQIGPMTLTVEDAALLLRVIAGHDPKDSTCADLPVPDYPALLAERPDLSGLRIGMPEEFWGEDGLEPDVAQRCKQAMTLAEELGATCVPITLPHTSYAVAAYYIVASAEASSNLARFDGVRYGYRDKDARDLIEMYRNSRSKGFGEEVQRRIMLGTYVLSSGYYDAYYKKAAQIRRLIQRDFLEAFARCDVICGPVTPTTAFGMGEKTADPLQMYLSDIFTISLNLAGLPGLSLPVGLGERSGLPVGLQILGPAFREDVLLQVGHVLEQRLPRLPLPTGIAQQAP from the coding sequence TGGACCGGATGGACGCCCTGGAGCCCTCCATCCGCGCCTTTCTTACCCGGGCCGACGAGGAAGTCCTTGGCCAAGCCCGGGAAATGGACCGCGTCGGCCCCACGCCGGACATCCTGGCAACCAAACCCTTGTGGGGCGTCCCCCTGGCCCTCAAGGACGTGCTGACCACTCGCGGCATGCGGACCACCTGTGGTTCGCGGATGCTGGCCGACTTCACACCCTGCTTCGACGCCGAGGTCGTAACCCGGCTGCGTGAAGCCGGGGCCATGATCCTGGGCAAGGTGAACATGGACGAGTTCGCCATGGGCTCGTCCACGGAAAACTCCGCCTTTCACCCCACGGCCAACCCCTGGGACCTCAACGTCGTTCCCGGTGGTTCCAGCGGCGGTTCAGCCGCGGCCGTGGCCGCGCGGATGGGCTTCGCGGCCCTGGGTACGGACACCGGAGGCTCCATCCGTCAGCCTGCTGCCTTTTGCGGTGTAGTCGGGCTCAAGCCCAGCTACGGTCGGGTCTCTCGCTACGGCCTTGTGGCCTACGCCTCCTCCCTGGACCAGATCGGCCCCATGACCCTGACCGTGGAGGACGCGGCCCTGCTCCTGCGGGTCATCGCCGGTCATGATCCCAAGGATTCCACCTGCGCGGATCTGCCCGTGCCGGACTACCCGGCCCTGCTGGCCGAGCGGCCCGACCTTTCCGGCCTGCGCATCGGCATGCCCGAAGAGTTCTGGGGCGAGGACGGCCTGGAGCCGGACGTGGCCCAGCGCTGCAAGCAGGCCATGACCCTGGCCGAGGAACTGGGCGCGACCTGCGTCCCGATCACCCTGCCCCACACGTCCTATGCCGTGGCCGCCTACTACATCGTGGCCTCCGCCGAAGCCAGCTCCAACCTGGCCCGGTTCGACGGGGTGCGCTACGGGTATCGGGACAAGGATGCCCGCGACCTGATCGAGATGTACCGCAACTCCCGCAGCAAGGGCTTCGGCGAAGAAGTCCAGCGCCGCATCATGCTCGGCACCTACGTGCTCTCCTCGGGGTACTACGACGCCTACTACAAAAAGGCCGCCCAGATCCGCCGCCTGATCCAGCGGGACTTCCTGGAGGCCTTTGCACGCTGCGACGTGATCTGCGGCCCGGTCACGCCCACCACGGCCTTCGGCATGGGCGAGAAAACAGCCGATCCGCTGCAGATGTACCTGAGCGACATCTTCACCATCTCCCTGAATTTGGCCGGCCTCCCCGGCCTGAGCCTGCCTGTTGGTTTGGGTGAGCGCAGCGGCCTGCCGGTGGGGTTGCAGATCCTGGGACCGGCCTTCCGGGAAGATGTACTCCTCCAGGTCGGCCATGTTCTGGAACAGCGCCTGCCCCGGCTGCCCCTGCCCACC